One Limimonas halophila genomic window carries:
- a CDS encoding alpha/beta hydrolase — protein MSLMTGVAWTVATGMGLYGLLVSGLHLGQRRLLYRPNPEPPRLSAPYESIGTRTADGVTLRHALASADSADFGVLACHGNAGHLGHRLDKFAPLHAAGWNVAVVGYRGFGGNPGQPSEAGLIADAESVLERLAVLGIPPERVVLYGESLGTGVATALAARRPVAGLVLEGGFTAIADVAQRHYWYVPARRLVRDRFESRARIRTVTAPLLMLHGTADSVVPPDLGERLFAAANAPKTWHSVRGAGHTGVWDQGGREATLRFLARVAGGNASRAAQPALERV, from the coding sequence ATGAGCCTGATGACGGGCGTGGCCTGGACCGTGGCCACGGGAATGGGGCTGTACGGCCTCCTGGTCTCCGGCCTTCATCTCGGCCAACGTCGGCTGTTGTACCGGCCCAACCCCGAACCGCCCCGCCTGAGCGCGCCGTACGAGTCGATCGGGACGCGTACGGCCGACGGCGTGACGCTCCGCCACGCGCTTGCGTCCGCTGACTCGGCCGACTTTGGCGTGCTCGCCTGTCACGGCAACGCGGGCCATCTGGGTCACCGCCTGGACAAGTTCGCCCCCCTGCACGCTGCCGGCTGGAACGTCGCGGTCGTTGGCTACCGGGGGTTCGGCGGCAATCCCGGGCAACCGAGCGAGGCCGGCCTGATCGCCGACGCCGAAAGCGTGCTGGAGCGTCTGGCCGTCCTCGGCATCCCGCCCGAGCGCGTCGTCCTTTACGGCGAATCTCTGGGCACGGGCGTGGCGACCGCGCTGGCCGCCCGGCGCCCGGTAGCCGGCCTGGTCCTGGAAGGCGGCTTCACCGCGATCGCGGATGTGGCGCAGCGCCACTACTGGTACGTGCCGGCCCGGCGGCTGGTGCGGGACCGCTTCGAATCGCGGGCGCGCATCCGGACGGTGACGGCGCCGTTGCTCATGCTGCACGGCACCGCGGACAGCGTGGTGCCGCCGGACCTGGGCGAGCGGCTCTTCGCGGCGGCGAATGCGCCCAAAACGTGGCATTCCGTCCGCGGCGCGGGCCACACCGGGGTCTGGGACCAGGGCGGCCGCGAGGCGACGCTGCGCTTTCTGGCGCGCGTTGCCGGTGGGAACGCGTCCAGGGCGGCTCAGCCGGCGCTGGAGCGCGTGTAG
- a CDS encoding bactofilin family protein, producing MGQLVIGRSVRFRGTIDNTRHVIVHGRANATLPSGSLEVAEGGLFTGRVDVEFATIAGTFDGTLTVAGRLTVAATGVVTGTVRYDELVVEAGGEISGDIARTSAPAQAPPPAEAATEDLQNDPPTAGPAVDRDRTPELV from the coding sequence ATGGGCCAACTGGTGATCGGCCGCAGCGTTCGCTTCCGCGGCACCATCGACAACACCCGGCACGTCATCGTTCATGGCCGGGCCAACGCCACGTTGCCGTCCGGCAGCCTGGAGGTGGCCGAAGGCGGCCTGTTCACCGGCCGGGTCGATGTCGAGTTCGCCACCATCGCCGGCACGTTCGATGGAACCCTGACGGTGGCCGGCCGCCTGACGGTGGCCGCCACGGGGGTCGTCACCGGCACGGTCCGATATGATGAACTGGTGGTGGAGGCCGGCGGCGAGATCTCCGGCGATATTGCACGGACAAGCGCACCGGCGCAGGCTCCGCCACCGGCCGAGGCGGCCACGGAGGATCTGCAGAACGATCCACCGACGGCCGGACCGGCGGTCGACCGCGACCGCACGCCGGAACTCGTTTGA